Sequence from the Pyramidobacter piscolens W5455 genome:
CAGCGCGCCGACTGCGAAAAACGAAAGGGGTTCGTTTCTTCATGCTCGGTAAGGAAATCACGGAACTTTTGGGAATTAAACATCCTGTGATCCAAGGGGCTATGGCTTGGATCGCCAATGCGGAGCTGGCCGCTGCGGTCAGCAATGCAGGCGGCCTTGGTATCATCGCCGCAGGAGCGACGCCGCCCGAGCTGCTGGAGAAAGAATTGCTCAAAATTCGCGAGTTGACCGACAAGCCCTACGGCATGAACATCATGCTTATGTCGCCTACGGCTCCCGCTGCGGTGGAACTGGCTGCCAAGTATCGCATCAAAGTCGTTACGACCGGCGCCGGCAGCCCCGGCAAAGTGATCGAGCGGCTAAAACCTCTCGGGGCGATCGTCATGCCCGTCGTCGCTTCCACGGCGGTGGCGATCCGCGCCGTCCGTCAGGGCGCGCAGGCCGTGGTGGCCGAAGGCATGGAAGCCGGCGGACATATCGGCGAGCTGACGACCATGGTGCTCACGCCTCTTGTGGCTCAAGCGGTGAAAGTCCCCGTCGTCTGCGCCGGCGGCATTGTCGACGGCCGCGGCATGGCGGCCGCTTTCTCGCTCGGAGCCAAGGGAGTTCAGGTGGGAACTCGCTTCGTTTGTTCCAAAGAATGCACGGTGCATCCCGATTACAAACAGGAACTTGTCAGGGCGAAAGAGCGCTGCACCGCGGTGACCGGCGCCAGCACGGGGCATCCCGTGCGCTGCATCGCCAATAAACTGACGAAGGAATTTCTCGATCTCGAGTACAATCACGCTCCGGTGGCCGAGATCGAAAAGTTGGGCACAGGCCGTCTTCGTGCCGCCGTCGTCGACGGCGACATGGAACGGGGCTCCGTCATGGCCGGCCAGTCGGCTGCGCTGGTTGGAGACATTCGTTCCTGTGCCGATATCATCGAAAGCATGGTCGCCGAGGCCCGAACTATTCTCAAGGACTTGGAAGCCAAAGCTTAAAAGGAGTCGAAGCCTATGAAGTATGCGATTGTTTTTCCCGGCCAGGGCTCTCAGGCCGTCGGCATGGGAAAGGAACTGTGCGGCGTTTCCAGAGCGGCAAAAGAGACCTTTGCCGAAGCCGACGAGGCTCTCGGATTTTCTCTCAGCGACATCATCTTCAACGGCCCCGAGGACAAGCTGGTCTTGACGGCCTACACTCAGCCCGCTATTCTGGCGATGTCCATCGCCGTGTTCCGCGCGCTTCAGGAAAAAGGCATGACGCTGGATCCCGCTTTTGTGGCCGGGCACAGCCTTGGCGAGTATACGGCCCTTGTCGCCAGCGGCGTGCTGTCGTTGGCCGACGGCGTACGCCTCGTGCACAAGCGCGGATCCTTCATGCAAGAAGCCGTGCCTCAAGGCGTGGGGGCCATGGCGGCGATCCTCGGGCTTGAAGCCGACGCGGTCCGCGCCATCTGCGCGGAGGCCGCTCAGGAGGAAGTCTGCGAAGCGGCGAATTACAACACGCCGGTGCAGACGGTCATCTCCGGCCACACGGCTGCGGTGGAGCGCGCCGTCGCGCTGGCTTCCGCAAAAGGCGCGAAGCGTTCCGTGATGCTGAACGTGAGCGCTCCGTTCCACTGCTCGCTGATGCGCCCCGTGGCGGACCGTCTGGCGGCCGAGATGGAAAAGTGCGTTTGGAGTACGGGACGCTGCCCGCTGGTCGCCAACGTTTCCGCCCGACCTGTGAGCGATGTTTCCGCGATTCGCGATGGGCTTTACGCTCAGACGTACAGCCCCGTCAGATGGGTCGAAAGCGTGCAGACCATGGCCTCTCGGGGAGTGGAAGGCTTTATCGAAATGGGCCCCGGCAAAGTTCTGGCAGGCACGATCAAA
This genomic interval carries:
- a CDS encoding nitronate monooxygenase; amino-acid sequence: MLGKEITELLGIKHPVIQGAMAWIANAELAAAVSNAGGLGIIAAGATPPELLEKELLKIRELTDKPYGMNIMLMSPTAPAAVELAAKYRIKVVTTGAGSPGKVIERLKPLGAIVMPVVASTAVAIRAVRQGAQAVVAEGMEAGGHIGELTTMVLTPLVAQAVKVPVVCAGGIVDGRGMAAAFSLGAKGVQVGTRFVCSKECTVHPDYKQELVRAKERCTAVTGASTGHPVRCIANKLTKEFLDLEYNHAPVAEIEKLGTGRLRAAVVDGDMERGSVMAGQSAALVGDIRSCADIIESMVAEARTILKDLEAKA
- the fabD gene encoding ACP S-malonyltransferase, with the protein product MKYAIVFPGQGSQAVGMGKELCGVSRAAKETFAEADEALGFSLSDIIFNGPEDKLVLTAYTQPAILAMSIAVFRALQEKGMTLDPAFVAGHSLGEYTALVASGVLSLADGVRLVHKRGSFMQEAVPQGVGAMAAILGLEADAVRAICAEAAQEEVCEAANYNTPVQTVISGHTAAVERAVALASAKGAKRSVMLNVSAPFHCSLMRPVADRLAAEMEKCVWSTGRCPLVANVSARPVSDVSAIRDGLYAQTYSPVRWVESVQTMASRGVEGFIEMGPGKVLAGTIKKIDRHAPTLNVEQPADLGQVASFIEQKAEA